The Saccharopolyspora gloriosae genome has a segment encoding these proteins:
- a CDS encoding dihydrolipoamide acetyltransferase family protein, translating into MPQLKHFPLPDVGEGLTEAEILGWKVQPGDTVTVNQVFVEIETAKAAVELPCAYAGKVVELLAEPGQTVEVGTPIISIDLDPEGTASNEPTPDPAPAESDTNGHTATLVGYGPQATSSKRRPRKAPAPAAGAAQQALQGAMAGSPVAPPVPEQATAPAAPVATAPVAPSSTAQAPAVPARGTVPPAKPPVRKLAKDLGVDLHALAGSGAGGVITRQDVETASAPAATSAPVGSRERRVPIKGVRKATAQAMVQSAFTAPHVTEFLTIDVTPMMELRQRLKSHPEFQGVKVTPLAFAAKALCLAARRTPDVNATWDEQAGEIVYKDYVHLGIAAATPRGLVVPKVRDADGMSLRELAAALETLTSTAREGKTTPADMAGGTITITNVGVFGVDTGTPILNPGESAILAFGAIRDMPWVVDGQVVPRKVCQLALSFDHRVVDGQQGSQFLADVGALLADPSLAITY; encoded by the coding sequence ATGCCGCAACTCAAGCACTTCCCGTTGCCCGACGTCGGGGAAGGGCTCACCGAAGCCGAGATCCTCGGCTGGAAGGTGCAGCCCGGTGACACGGTGACGGTCAACCAGGTCTTCGTGGAGATCGAGACGGCGAAGGCGGCGGTGGAACTGCCGTGCGCCTACGCGGGCAAGGTCGTCGAGCTGCTCGCCGAACCGGGGCAGACCGTGGAGGTCGGCACGCCGATCATCTCGATCGACCTGGATCCGGAGGGCACCGCGTCGAACGAGCCCACTCCGGATCCGGCGCCCGCCGAGTCCGACACCAACGGGCACACCGCGACGCTGGTGGGCTACGGGCCGCAGGCGACGAGTTCGAAGCGCCGCCCGCGCAAGGCACCGGCTCCGGCGGCTGGGGCTGCGCAGCAGGCGTTGCAGGGTGCGATGGCGGGTTCGCCCGTCGCGCCACCCGTGCCCGAGCAGGCCACGGCTCCGGCCGCGCCGGTCGCGACCGCACCGGTCGCGCCGTCTTCGACCGCGCAGGCACCGGCCGTACCGGCCCGCGGCACGGTGCCGCCGGCCAAACCTCCGGTGCGCAAGCTCGCCAAGGACCTCGGCGTCGACCTGCACGCCCTCGCCGGGTCGGGCGCGGGCGGGGTGATCACCCGCCAGGACGTCGAAACGGCGTCGGCACCGGCCGCGACGTCGGCCCCGGTCGGCTCGCGAGAGCGCCGGGTTCCGATCAAGGGCGTTCGCAAGGCCACCGCGCAGGCGATGGTGCAGAGCGCGTTCACCGCACCGCACGTCACGGAGTTCCTCACGATCGACGTGACGCCGATGATGGAACTGCGGCAACGGCTCAAATCGCACCCGGAGTTCCAGGGCGTGAAGGTCACCCCGCTGGCGTTCGCCGCGAAAGCCCTGTGCCTGGCGGCCCGCCGAACCCCGGATGTGAACGCCACCTGGGACGAACAGGCGGGCGAGATCGTCTACAAGGACTACGTGCACCTGGGCATCGCGGCGGCGACGCCGCGCGGCCTGGTGGTGCCCAAGGTCCGGGACGCCGACGGCATGTCGCTGCGGGAACTGGCCGCGGCGCTGGAAACGCTGACCAGCACCGCGCGGGAGGGCAAGACCACGCCCGCCGACATGGCAGGCGGCACGATCACGATCACCAACGTGGGCGTGTTCGGCGTAGACACCGGCACCCCGATCCTCAACCCCGGCGAGTCGGCGATCCTCGCGTTCGGCGCGATCCGCGACATGCCGTGGGTGGTGGACGGCCAGGTCGTCCCGCGCAAGGTGTGCCAGCTGGCGTTGAGCTTCGACCACCGCGTGGTCGACGGCCAGCAGGGTTCGCAGTTCCTGGCCGACGTCGGCGCGCTCTTGGCCGACCCGAGCCTGGCGATCACGTACTGA
- a CDS encoding DUF4232 domain-containing protein, giving the protein MTVTVPVGGPHDDTWEMSSMFNAKRTKVAAVAGSALLAAIGFAGAAQAMPSDHPNYEEYCTPEQVDVTVSPLDHAMMHEGGDVRFTAKPGASCLLGGSPGLNFLDVQGNSANIPTTRPNGESEEFRVDENHPVTAAFSYLVTDPNTGNSIPGATPGAVEISFPGPVAPYTVTLPWNGATVPGPVNITDLVQAPQV; this is encoded by the coding sequence GTGACGGTCACGGTCCCCGTCGGGGGACCGCACGACGACACCTGGGAGATGAGTTCCATGTTCAACGCCAAGCGCACCAAGGTCGCGGCCGTCGCCGGATCCGCCCTGCTCGCCGCGATCGGATTCGCGGGCGCCGCCCAGGCCATGCCCAGCGACCACCCGAACTACGAGGAGTACTGCACGCCGGAGCAGGTCGACGTCACCGTCAGCCCGCTCGACCACGCGATGATGCACGAGGGCGGCGACGTCCGGTTCACCGCGAAGCCCGGCGCGAGCTGCCTGCTCGGCGGCAGCCCCGGCCTCAACTTCCTGGACGTGCAGGGCAACTCGGCCAACATCCCCACCACCCGCCCGAACGGCGAGTCCGAGGAGTTCCGCGTCGACGAGAACCACCCCGTCACGGCCGCGTTCAGCTACCTGGTGACCGACCCGAACACCGGAAACAGCATCCCCGGCGCCACTCCCGGCGCCGTCGAGATCTCGTTCCCCGGCCCGGTCGCTCCCTACACCGTGACCCTCCCGTGGAACGGCGCGACCGTCCCCGGCCCGGTCAACATCACCGACCTGGTCCAAGCCCCCCAGGTCTGA
- a CDS encoding acyl-CoA dehydrogenase family protein, whose translation MSFSLELSEEHVDLRDWVHGFAEKVIRPAAAEWDEREETPWPIIQEAAKVGLYGFETIATFWADDTGLSLPIANEELFWGDGGIGMAIFGTTLAVAGIFAAGTPDQMAEWVPQCYGDEADPKVGAFCSSEPAAGSDVSAMRTRARYDEATDEWVLNGQKAWATNGGIANVHVVQAVVDAELGSRGQAAFIIPPGTKGLEAPGKIKKHGLRASHTADVFLDDVRVPGSCLLGGKEKLDEKLARAREGGGKAGGQAAMKTFELSRPTVGAQALGIARASYEHALEYAKERETFGRPIIDNQSIAFTLADMRMEIDAARLLVWRAAWMGRNDVPFTAGEGSMSKLKAGRVATWATERAIQILGGNGYTREFPVERLHRDAKIYDIFEGTEQIQQLVVARNISGRHIR comes from the coding sequence ATGAGCTTCTCCCTGGAACTGAGCGAAGAACACGTCGATCTGCGCGATTGGGTGCACGGATTCGCTGAGAAGGTCATCCGCCCGGCCGCGGCGGAGTGGGACGAGCGGGAGGAGACTCCCTGGCCGATCATCCAGGAAGCCGCGAAGGTCGGCCTGTACGGCTTCGAGACCATCGCGACCTTCTGGGCCGACGACACGGGCCTGTCGCTGCCGATCGCCAACGAAGAGCTGTTCTGGGGCGACGGCGGCATCGGCATGGCGATCTTCGGCACGACGCTGGCCGTGGCGGGCATCTTCGCGGCGGGCACTCCCGACCAGATGGCCGAGTGGGTCCCGCAGTGCTACGGCGACGAGGCCGACCCGAAGGTCGGCGCGTTCTGCTCTTCCGAGCCTGCCGCGGGCTCGGACGTCTCGGCGATGCGCACCCGTGCCCGCTACGACGAGGCCACCGACGAGTGGGTGCTCAACGGCCAGAAGGCGTGGGCGACCAACGGCGGCATCGCGAACGTGCACGTCGTGCAGGCCGTCGTCGACGCCGAGCTCGGGTCGCGCGGGCAGGCCGCGTTCATCATCCCGCCCGGCACGAAGGGCCTGGAAGCACCCGGCAAGATCAAGAAGCACGGGCTCCGCGCCTCGCACACCGCCGACGTGTTCCTCGACGACGTGCGGGTTCCCGGCAGCTGCCTGCTCGGCGGCAAGGAGAAGCTGGACGAGAAGCTCGCCCGCGCCCGCGAAGGCGGCGGGAAGGCGGGCGGCCAGGCGGCGATGAAGACCTTCGAGCTGTCCCGCCCCACCGTCGGTGCCCAGGCCCTCGGCATCGCCCGCGCCTCCTACGAGCACGCCCTGGAGTACGCCAAGGAACGCGAGACCTTCGGGCGGCCGATCATCGACAACCAGTCGATCGCCTTCACCCTCGCCGACATGCGCATGGAGATCGACGCGGCGCGGCTGCTGGTGTGGCGCGCGGCGTGGATGGGCCGCAACGACGTGCCGTTCACCGCAGGTGAGGGCTCGATGTCGAAGCTCAAGGCCGGCCGGGTCGCGACCTGGGCGACCGAGCGCGCCATCCAGATCCTCGGCGGCAACGGCTACACCCGGGAGTTCCCCGTGGAGCGCCTGCACCGCGACGCGAAGATCTACGACATCTTCGAGGGCACCGAGCAGATCCAGCAGCTCGTCGTCGCCCGCAACATCTCCGGCCGCCACATCCGGTGA
- a CDS encoding SCP2 sterol-binding domain-containing protein, protein MSQTNPISALADVDPKKIGEEELAELLEAASAQASTDAADLSDLQPEQFAKLISRASAKQVEAVMARPELRVHVLDEVFRRMSEHYKSDKARSTEAVVRWRIGTDEQDTVRYESVLSGGTCTVNKEPQHDDPRVTIMITPVEFLKLVSGNASAPVQFMTGKLKVAGDVGFAAGLTKLFQIPKA, encoded by the coding sequence ATGTCCCAGACGAACCCGATCAGCGCTCTCGCCGACGTCGATCCGAAGAAGATCGGCGAGGAAGAGCTCGCCGAGCTGCTCGAAGCGGCGTCCGCGCAGGCCTCCACCGACGCCGCCGACCTCAGTGATCTGCAGCCCGAGCAGTTCGCCAAGTTGATCTCCCGCGCCTCCGCGAAGCAGGTCGAAGCGGTCATGGCACGCCCGGAACTGCGCGTGCACGTGCTCGACGAGGTGTTCCGGCGGATGAGCGAGCACTACAAGTCGGACAAGGCCCGCTCCACCGAGGCCGTCGTGCGCTGGCGCATCGGCACCGACGAGCAGGACACCGTGCGCTACGAGTCGGTGCTCTCCGGTGGCACCTGCACCGTGAACAAGGAGCCGCAGCACGACGATCCGCGCGTCACCATCATGATCACTCCGGTGGAGTTCCTCAAGCTCGTCTCCGGTAACGCCTCGGCCCCGGTGCAGTTCATGACCGGCAAGTTGAAGGTCGCGGGTGACGTCGGGTTCGCCGCCGGGCTCACCAAGCTGTTCCAGATCCCCAAGGCCTGA
- a CDS encoding TetR/AcrR family transcriptional regulator produces the protein MQPDPDDHEAHPRPRSRRLPRSVRERQILDAAVEVYAERGFHLASMDEISEVAGISKPMIYAYLGSKEELFVACIQREANRLIEAIGTAVDPDVSPDEQLWRGLRVFFDYVQRNRSSWTLVHRQAAAGGEPFATEFGQWRDRAVILIATLLSRATESAARPMQIQQMEPFAAALVGASESLLDWWIEHPEHTADGLAMRLMNLAWMGFGDLVEGRAWTPSDSDVTANGD, from the coding sequence ATGCAGCCCGACCCGGACGATCACGAGGCGCACCCGCGGCCGCGCAGCAGGCGACTACCGCGCTCGGTGCGGGAACGCCAGATCCTCGACGCCGCCGTCGAGGTCTACGCCGAACGCGGCTTCCACCTCGCGTCGATGGACGAGATCTCCGAAGTCGCAGGCATCTCCAAGCCCATGATCTACGCCTACCTCGGCTCGAAGGAAGAGCTGTTCGTGGCGTGCATCCAACGCGAGGCCAACCGGCTCATCGAAGCCATCGGGACCGCCGTGGACCCCGACGTGAGCCCCGACGAACAACTCTGGCGCGGACTGCGGGTGTTCTTCGACTACGTGCAGCGCAACCGCTCCAGCTGGACGCTGGTGCACCGGCAGGCCGCAGCCGGCGGTGAACCGTTCGCCACCGAGTTCGGGCAGTGGCGGGACCGGGCGGTGATCCTGATCGCGACGTTGCTGTCCCGTGCCACCGAATCCGCGGCGCGGCCGATGCAGATCCAGCAGATGGAACCGTTCGCCGCGGCGCTGGTCGGCGCGAGCGAGTCGTTGCTGGACTGGTGGATCGAGCATCCCGAGCACACCGCGGACGGGCTGGCGATGCGGCTGATGAACCTCGCGTGGATGGGCTTCGGCGACCTCGTCGAAGGCCGCGCCTGGACTCCGTCGGACTCGGACGTCACGGCCAACGGCGACTGA
- a CDS encoding MaoC family dehydratase — protein sequence MMSTEVDAAPNLSALYLKAAVSGPIRRGGELPETEYVRRDIAIDQAHLAEYDRVCGFGLRDVLPATYPHVLSFGLSVRLMTDPGFPFPLVGLVHVANSITVHRPVLVTDLLTQRVRVANLRPHPKGRQLDVITETSVEDEVVWSETSTYLRRGKSDDSAPRAERAAEIEAGSPAAFWRVPADQGRRYAAVSGDRNPIHLRALTAKAFGFPRAIAHGMWTKARALAALEGRLPESYTVDVDFVKPLLLPSKVEFTELGDPRVGATFAVHSRSGKPHLLGRVH from the coding sequence GTGATGAGCACCGAAGTCGACGCGGCGCCGAACCTGTCCGCGCTGTACCTGAAGGCCGCCGTCTCCGGCCCGATCCGACGCGGTGGCGAACTGCCCGAGACGGAATACGTCCGGCGCGACATCGCGATCGACCAGGCGCACCTCGCCGAGTACGACCGGGTGTGCGGTTTCGGGCTGCGCGACGTGCTGCCCGCGACCTATCCGCACGTGCTCTCGTTCGGGCTGTCGGTGCGGTTGATGACGGATCCCGGATTCCCGTTCCCGCTGGTCGGTCTGGTGCACGTGGCGAACAGCATCACCGTGCACCGGCCGGTGCTGGTGACCGACCTGCTGACCCAGCGGGTCCGGGTGGCGAACCTGCGCCCGCATCCCAAGGGCAGGCAGCTCGACGTGATCACCGAGACCAGCGTCGAGGACGAGGTGGTGTGGTCGGAGACGAGCACCTACCTGCGCCGCGGCAAGTCCGACGATTCCGCGCCGCGCGCCGAGCGGGCCGCTGAGATCGAGGCGGGCTCCCCCGCCGCGTTCTGGCGGGTGCCCGCCGACCAGGGGCGCCGCTACGCGGCGGTGTCCGGGGACCGCAACCCGATCCACCTGCGGGCGCTGACGGCGAAGGCGTTCGGGTTCCCGCGCGCCATCGCGCACGGCATGTGGACGAAGGCGCGGGCGCTGGCCGCGCTGGAAGGCAGGCTGCCGGAGTCGTACACCGTGGACGTCGACTTCGTGAAGCCGCTGCTGCTGCCCTCGAAGGTGGAGTTCACCGAACTCGGAGACCCGCGCGTGGGCGCCACGTTCGCCGTGCACTCCCGTTCCGGAAAACCGCACCTGCTGGGCCGGGTGCACTGA
- a CDS encoding 3-oxoacyl-ACP reductase codes for MSDRYQQFTSTGFGRSFAKRLGLPTPTPLRRYRPGDPVVNGPVLTGAATGSRLGDAISATLRAVDAEIRTESAEDARYAALVFDATGITSSDQLNQLRAFFSPVIRQVGTCGRVIVLGTPPEETTDAGERVAQRALEGFVRTVGKELKRGATAQLVYASEGAEQSLDSTLSFLLSAKSAFVSAQVVRVGRAEAPTVDREKPLKNKVALVTGASRGIGESIAETLARDGAHVVCLDIPAQGDDLAKVANRIGGSTLQLDITAADAPRRIAEHFAERHDGLDVVVHNAGITRDKTLGRMDDGRWDSVLAVNLTAQERINEALLADGSPLRDGGRLIGVASISGIAGNVGQANYATSKAGVIGLVQGLAPVAARRGATINAVAPGFIETKMTAAVPLFIREAGRRMSSLSQGGLPVDVAETIAWYANPASSGVNGNVVRVCGQSLLGA; via the coding sequence ATGTCCGACCGGTACCAGCAGTTCACCTCGACCGGGTTCGGTCGATCGTTCGCCAAGCGCCTCGGCCTGCCTACCCCCACGCCGTTGCGCCGCTACCGGCCCGGCGACCCCGTGGTGAACGGCCCGGTGCTCACCGGCGCGGCCACGGGTTCGCGTCTCGGCGACGCGATCTCCGCGACGCTGCGCGCCGTCGACGCCGAGATCCGCACCGAGTCCGCCGAAGACGCCCGCTACGCCGCGTTGGTCTTCGACGCCACCGGCATCACCTCCAGCGACCAGCTCAACCAGCTGCGCGCCTTCTTCAGCCCGGTGATCCGCCAGGTCGGCACCTGCGGCCGGGTGATCGTGCTCGGCACCCCGCCGGAGGAGACCACCGATGCCGGTGAACGCGTCGCGCAGCGGGCGCTGGAAGGCTTCGTGCGCACCGTCGGCAAGGAGCTCAAGCGCGGCGCCACCGCCCAGCTCGTCTACGCCTCCGAAGGCGCCGAGCAGTCCTTGGACTCCACGCTGAGCTTCCTGCTCTCGGCGAAGTCCGCGTTCGTCTCCGCGCAGGTCGTGCGGGTGGGCCGCGCCGAGGCGCCGACGGTGGACCGGGAGAAGCCGCTCAAGAACAAGGTCGCCCTGGTCACCGGCGCCTCCCGCGGCATCGGCGAATCCATCGCCGAGACCCTCGCCCGCGACGGCGCGCACGTCGTCTGCCTGGACATCCCGGCACAGGGCGACGACCTCGCGAAGGTCGCCAACCGCATCGGCGGCTCCACGCTCCAGCTCGACATCACCGCCGCCGACGCGCCGCGGCGCATCGCCGAGCACTTCGCCGAACGTCACGACGGGCTCGACGTCGTCGTGCACAACGCGGGCATCACCAGGGACAAGACGCTCGGCCGGATGGACGACGGGCGCTGGGACTCGGTGCTGGCGGTGAACCTCACCGCGCAGGAACGCATCAACGAGGCGCTGCTCGCGGACGGCTCGCCGCTGCGCGACGGCGGCAGGCTGATCGGCGTCGCCTCGATCAGCGGGATCGCGGGCAACGTGGGCCAGGCCAACTACGCGACCTCCAAGGCGGGCGTGATCGGCCTGGTGCAGGGACTGGCCCCGGTCGCGGCCCGGCGCGGCGCCACCATCAACGCGGTCGCTCCCGGCTTCATCGAAACGAAGATGACCGCGGCCGTGCCGCTGTTCATCCGCGAGGCCGGCCGCCGGATGAGCAGCCTCTCGCAGGGCGGGCTGCCGGTCGACGTCGCCGAGACCATCGCCTGGTACGCCAACCCGGCCTCGTCCGGCGTCAACGGCAACGTCGTGCGGGTCTGCGGCCAGAGCCTGTTGGGGGCGTGA
- a CDS encoding acetyl-CoA C-acetyltransferase, whose product MPTTRRVAIVGGNRIPFTRSGGPYTQASNQDMLTAALDGLLARFGLQNQIVGEFVAGAVLKHSRDFNLARETVLGSSLDPRTPAHDVQMACATGLEAVTSVANKIALGQLESGIAGGVDSASDAPIALNDDLRRVLLAANHAKTTGAKIKAFTGVRPQHVVPDIPANSEPRTGLSMGEHAARTALDWEIGREDQDELAARSHQRLAAAYDRGFFDDLITPFQGQTRDQNLRADSTAEKLAKLKPVFGKGEGATMTAGNSTPLSDGASTVLLASEEWAKEHKLPVLAYLSDIVPAAVDHVSGDEGLLMAPAYAVPKLLERSGIGLGDFDFYEIHEAFASQVLATLKSWQDPEFCKDRLGLDAPLGEIDSAKLNVNGSSLAAGHPFAATGGRIVATLSKLLAERGSGRGLISVCAAGGQGVTAILER is encoded by the coding sequence ATGCCCACCACTCGACGCGTCGCGATCGTCGGCGGCAACCGGATCCCCTTCACCCGATCCGGCGGCCCCTACACGCAGGCGTCCAACCAGGACATGCTCACCGCCGCGCTGGACGGGCTGCTCGCCCGCTTCGGCCTGCAGAACCAGATCGTCGGCGAGTTCGTCGCGGGCGCCGTGCTCAAGCACAGCCGCGACTTCAACCTGGCGCGCGAAACCGTGCTCGGCTCCAGCCTGGACCCGCGCACCCCCGCGCACGACGTGCAGATGGCCTGCGCGACCGGCCTGGAAGCGGTCACCTCGGTCGCGAACAAGATCGCGCTCGGGCAGCTCGAATCGGGCATTGCGGGCGGCGTGGACAGCGCCAGCGACGCGCCGATCGCGCTCAACGACGACCTGCGCCGAGTCCTGCTCGCCGCCAACCACGCCAAGACGACCGGCGCCAAGATCAAAGCGTTCACCGGCGTGCGCCCACAGCACGTGGTGCCGGACATCCCGGCGAACTCCGAACCGCGCACCGGCCTGTCGATGGGCGAACACGCCGCCCGCACCGCGCTGGACTGGGAAATCGGCCGCGAAGACCAGGACGAACTCGCCGCCCGCAGCCACCAGCGCCTCGCCGCCGCCTACGACCGCGGCTTCTTCGACGACCTGATCACCCCGTTCCAGGGCCAGACGCGGGACCAGAACCTGCGCGCCGACAGCACCGCCGAGAAGCTCGCCAAGCTCAAGCCGGTGTTCGGCAAAGGCGAGGGCGCGACGATGACCGCGGGCAACTCGACGCCGCTCAGCGACGGCGCCTCCACGGTCCTGCTGGCCAGCGAAGAGTGGGCGAAGGAGCACAAGCTGCCGGTGCTCGCGTACCTGAGCGACATCGTGCCCGCCGCCGTCGACCACGTCAGCGGCGACGAAGGCCTGCTGATGGCACCGGCGTACGCCGTGCCGAAGCTGCTGGAACGGTCCGGCATCGGCCTCGGCGACTTCGACTTCTACGAGATCCACGAGGCCTTCGCCTCGCAGGTCCTGGCGACGCTGAAGTCCTGGCAGGACCCCGAGTTCTGCAAGGACCGGCTCGGTCTCGACGCGCCGCTGGGCGAAATCGACTCGGCGAAGCTGAACGTCAACGGCTCCTCGCTGGCCGCCGGGCACCCGTTCGCCGCCACCGGCGGCCGGATCGTGGCGACCCTGTCGAAGCTGCTCGCCGAACGTGGCTCCGGTCGTGGGCTCATCTCCGTCTGCGCAGCAGGCGGCCAGGGGGTTACGGCGATACTTGAGCGGTGA
- a CDS encoding IS110 family transposase, whose protein sequence is MTSMTHDGPKITGGVDTHGLTHHAAVIDSVGRHLADREFPATVHGYRDLLHWMRGHGTLVTVGVEGTGAYGAELARVLAAAGVAVTDVDRPDRKIRRMQGKSDPIDAYAAATAVLSGRATGTPKSRDGVIESVRVLRVARRSAVKARTQAMNQIRGLLVSAPAMLRAQVAGLDRATLLRTLARLRPGDDLGHPLAATRAALRRLARRHQAMDIEITELDAELSPLTRQAAPQLLELFGVGPDTAGQLLTTAGDNPERLRSEASFAHLTGVAPIPASSGRTHRHRLNRGGDRAANNALHTIVLVRMRYDERTRTYVERRTKEGLSKKDIMRCLKRFVAREIHRTLTSTPTRSTRQNDLTPAA, encoded by the coding sequence ATGACCAGCATGACCCATGATGGCCCGAAAATCACCGGCGGAGTCGACACCCACGGCTTGACCCACCACGCGGCCGTGATCGACTCCGTCGGCCGGCACCTGGCTGACCGGGAATTTCCCGCCACAGTCCACGGCTACCGCGACCTGCTGCACTGGATGCGTGGTCACGGCACCTTGGTCACGGTCGGCGTCGAGGGAACCGGCGCCTACGGAGCCGAGCTGGCCCGGGTTCTCGCGGCGGCCGGGGTCGCGGTCACCGATGTCGACCGCCCGGACCGCAAGATCCGCCGGATGCAAGGCAAATCCGATCCGATCGACGCCTACGCCGCCGCCACCGCCGTGCTCTCCGGGCGCGCGACAGGCACCCCGAAAAGCCGGGACGGCGTGATCGAGTCGGTGCGCGTGTTACGAGTCGCACGCCGCAGTGCCGTCAAGGCCCGCACCCAGGCGATGAACCAAATCCGCGGCCTGCTGGTGTCGGCACCCGCGATGCTGCGCGCACAGGTCGCGGGACTGGACCGGGCCACGCTGCTGCGCACCCTGGCCCGGCTACGGCCCGGCGACGACCTCGGACACCCGCTGGCGGCGACCCGGGCGGCACTACGACGCCTGGCGCGGCGCCACCAAGCAATGGACATCGAGATCACCGAACTCGACGCCGAACTCAGCCCCCTCACCCGGCAGGCCGCACCCCAGCTGCTGGAACTATTCGGCGTCGGCCCTGACACCGCCGGCCAGCTCCTGACCACAGCCGGGGACAACCCCGAACGACTACGCTCCGAAGCCTCGTTCGCGCACCTGACCGGCGTCGCACCAATCCCGGCATCCTCCGGTCGCACCCACCGCCACCGCCTCAACCGCGGCGGCGACCGGGCCGCGAACAACGCCCTGCACACCATCGTCCTGGTCCGCATGCGCTACGACGAACGCACCCGCACCTACGTCGAACGCCGCACCAAAGAAGGACTATCCAAAAAGGACATTATGCGCTGCCTCAAACGATTCGTCGCCCGCGAAATCCACCGCACCCTGACCAGCACACCCACCAGATCAACCAGGCAAAACGACCTCACTCCAGCGGCTTGA